The Algoriphagus halophilus genome window below encodes:
- a CDS encoding pirin family protein has protein sequence MSQIKKIHPGEYRPIADLITYSPMPTRQLQQIDPFIFLNHHGFQTYPAPNNGLPFGPHPHRGMETVTFILEGDIMHLDSSGHESVIGPGGVQYMTAGSGLIHSEVSSSEFKKNGGDLEILQLWLNLPAKLKMTDPLYVGLQKEEIPSFTLDEGKVTVQQLFGEWNGVKGAFKESFPLTMSTIYIKEGGTFKKQIPASDNIFFYIVRGELKVNGQSVPFRNLVEFESGEVDLEVTASSDAILILGHAQPFNEPMVAQGPFVMNTEEEIHQAYEDYRNGKFGSWNH, from the coding sequence ATGTCTCAAATCAAGAAAATACATCCCGGTGAATATAGACCCATAGCGGACCTTATTACCTATAGTCCAATGCCTACTCGGCAGCTTCAACAAATTGATCCGTTTATTTTTTTGAACCATCATGGTTTCCAAACCTACCCTGCTCCCAATAATGGGTTACCTTTTGGTCCACACCCGCATCGAGGAATGGAAACGGTTACTTTTATTTTGGAAGGTGACATCATGCATTTGGATTCCTCTGGACATGAATCCGTCATAGGTCCTGGTGGAGTACAATACATGACTGCAGGCAGCGGGTTAATTCACTCAGAAGTCAGCAGTTCAGAATTCAAGAAAAATGGAGGCGATTTAGAGATCCTCCAACTCTGGTTGAATTTACCTGCTAAATTAAAAATGACGGACCCCTTGTATGTTGGACTCCAAAAAGAGGAAATCCCCAGCTTTACATTGGATGAAGGGAAAGTAACGGTTCAACAGCTTTTCGGAGAGTGGAATGGGGTAAAAGGAGCCTTTAAAGAATCTTTTCCGCTTACCATGAGCACTATTTATATCAAAGAAGGAGGGACCTTCAAAAAACAAATCCCTGCATCAGATAACATCTTTTTCTACATTGTTAGAGGAGAATTGAAAGTAAATGGACAATCTGTACCGTTTAGAAACTTGGTGGAATTTGAATCCGGGGAAGTGGATTTAGAAGTCACAGCATCTTCCGACGCCATTTTAATTTTGGGTCACGCCCAACCTTTTAATGAACCAATGGTAGCCCAGGGTCCATTTGTCATGAATACTGAGGAGGAGATCCACCAAGCCTATGAAGATTACCGAAATGGTAAATTTGGTTCTTGGAATCATTAA
- a CDS encoding Rossmann-like and DUF2520 domain-containing protein: MKFKVAILGAGNVAWHLAPAIEDAGHEVTEVYARDLSSARKITERVYAAEPKDELDFSDSEAEIFILAVSDQAIPELADSVILPEGSILVHTSGAMSLDILGYSSATYTGIFYPLQSFTKSRKMEFEDVAFLLESDDEESLQKLRKLAKSLKSQYYNVRSKDRLAIHIAAVFASNFTNHMIRMSEEIMRRQGLDFEMLKPLIIEQISKALQIGAKNAQTGPASREDYETLENHHRFLDYNESFAEIYRLISQDIIDS; this comes from the coding sequence ATGAAGTTTAAAGTAGCCATTCTAGGTGCTGGGAATGTGGCTTGGCATTTAGCTCCGGCAATTGAAGATGCAGGACATGAAGTGACAGAGGTGTATGCGAGGGATCTATCAAGTGCCAGAAAAATAACGGAAAGGGTATATGCTGCAGAGCCAAAAGATGAACTGGATTTTTCTGATTCTGAGGCAGAGATTTTTATTTTGGCAGTAAGTGATCAGGCAATACCTGAATTGGCAGATTCAGTGATTTTACCTGAAGGAAGTATTTTGGTACATACCTCAGGGGCTATGTCTTTGGATATTTTAGGCTATAGTTCTGCAACTTACACAGGGATTTTTTATCCATTACAATCATTTACCAAATCCAGAAAAATGGAATTTGAAGATGTAGCATTTTTGCTGGAATCTGATGATGAAGAATCGCTTCAAAAGCTTCGGAAGTTGGCAAAAAGCTTGAAATCCCAATATTACAATGTCAGATCCAAGGATCGGTTAGCCATTCATATCGCAGCTGTTTTTGCAAGCAATTTCACCAATCATATGATTCGAATGAGTGAGGAAATCATGCGAAGACAGGGCTTAGACTTTGAAATGTTGAAACCATTGATTATTGAACAAATATCCAAAGCATTACAAATTGGAGCTAAAAATGCCCAGACTGGACCAGCTAGTAGGGAAGATTATGAGACCCTGGAAAACCATCATAGATTTTTGGACTACAATGAGTCATTTGCTGAAATCTATAGACTGATTTCCCAGGATATCATTGATAGTTAA
- a CDS encoding Zn-dependent hydrolase, with translation MKKIILPFLFLITIGMTRAQSDLKVNQERLSNSIQQLATYGKNQAGGSDRVAYSKHDIAARAYVKELMLQAGLDVSVDYAGNLIGKKAGKKPDLKPIAFGSHLDEVPNGGDYDGPVGSLSAIEVVQTLFENQVNTDHPLEVILFTNEEGGVVGSRALVGQLSTEALQVKSSSGLTQYEGIKAVGGHPDRIMELKRNKGDLAAFLELHIEQGGNLDREGIDIGVVEGIVAIEWYEFTFKGFANHAGTTPMNMRKDPMLPAARLVLAVNEIVNSYDGAQVATVGKIEAFPGAGNVIPGEVKLNVEIRDLSSEKIHQVYQAIEEKAQLLAKESGTEVSVHHIEVASKPALANPEIQKVIESSAKELGLSSMHLPSGAGHDAQEMARIAPIGMIFIPSKDGISHSPQEYSSPEDIANGANVLLKTILALDKQLQ, from the coding sequence ATGAAAAAGATCATCCTACCTTTTCTCTTTCTGATCACAATCGGAATGACCCGAGCCCAATCCGATCTAAAAGTAAATCAGGAACGACTTTCCAATTCGATCCAACAACTTGCTACCTACGGCAAGAACCAAGCTGGGGGTTCTGATCGTGTAGCATACAGTAAACATGATATTGCAGCTAGAGCCTATGTCAAAGAATTGATGCTTCAGGCAGGATTGGACGTCAGTGTGGATTATGCGGGAAATCTGATCGGAAAAAAGGCGGGGAAAAAGCCCGACCTGAAGCCTATTGCATTTGGATCACACTTAGATGAAGTCCCTAATGGAGGTGATTACGATGGCCCTGTGGGTTCCTTGAGTGCCATAGAAGTAGTACAAACACTTTTTGAGAACCAAGTAAATACCGACCACCCGCTTGAAGTGATTCTTTTCACCAATGAAGAAGGAGGCGTAGTAGGCAGCCGAGCTTTAGTTGGCCAATTAAGTACAGAAGCTTTACAGGTCAAAAGTTCCAGTGGCTTGACTCAGTATGAAGGCATCAAAGCAGTTGGAGGCCACCCAGATCGAATCATGGAGCTCAAAAGAAACAAAGGAGATCTCGCCGCATTTTTAGAATTACACATCGAACAGGGAGGCAATTTGGATCGAGAGGGAATAGACATTGGGGTGGTAGAAGGAATAGTCGCGATTGAGTGGTATGAATTTACTTTTAAGGGATTTGCAAACCATGCGGGAACCACACCAATGAATATGAGAAAGGACCCCATGCTCCCAGCAGCAAGGTTAGTTCTTGCTGTAAATGAAATTGTCAATTCCTACGATGGAGCACAAGTCGCCACGGTAGGAAAAATCGAAGCTTTTCCTGGAGCTGGAAATGTAATTCCTGGAGAGGTGAAATTGAATGTAGAAATCCGTGACTTGTCTTCAGAAAAAATCCATCAGGTGTATCAGGCTATTGAAGAGAAAGCTCAGCTGCTAGCAAAAGAAAGTGGTACGGAAGTCAGTGTGCACCATATCGAAGTGGCCAGTAAACCCGCTTTGGCCAATCCGGAAATTCAAAAAGTCATAGAATCATCTGCTAAGGAATTAGGCCTAAGCAGCATGCATTTACCCAGCGGCGCAGGCCATGATGCTCAAGAAATGGCCCGAATTGCACCAATAGGGATGATTTTTATTCCTAGCAAAGATGGGATCAGTCATTCACCTCAAGAGTATTCCTCCCCGGAAGATATTGCCAATGGAGCCAATGTGTTATTAAAAACAATTTTAGCCTTGGATAAACAGCTTCAATAA
- a CDS encoding acyl-ACP desaturase, producing the protein MKNVKPIDYELEKNMEVISQLDGQVGEAVENILVDPETCWQPSDFLPDFGNPDIHDEIKALQKRAEGIPDTVLTSLVGNMITEEALPSYQTYFNLLEGINEDRSLLSPSGWVRWSKAWTAEENRHGDLLNKYLYMTGRVDMKAVEITIHRLLTNGFDPKSESDPYQAMIYTSFQERATKISHVNTGKLADKAGDPVLSRICKTIAGDEARHEKAYKSFMSSIFEIDPNGAILAFEKMMKKQIVMPAVLMGEGGPNPSIYTRFSEITQKVGIYTGWDYARIIDHLVKLWKIENLTGLNDAASKAQIYLSKLAERYMRVADRMKAPDEIQLAWLK; encoded by the coding sequence ATGAAAAATGTAAAACCAATAGATTACGAGCTGGAGAAAAACATGGAGGTCATCTCCCAATTAGATGGCCAAGTGGGAGAAGCCGTTGAAAATATTTTGGTAGACCCGGAAACCTGCTGGCAGCCCTCTGACTTTTTGCCTGATTTTGGTAATCCAGATATCCACGACGAAATCAAAGCATTACAAAAACGAGCGGAAGGAATCCCTGATACAGTTCTGACCTCTTTGGTAGGAAATATGATCACTGAGGAAGCTCTACCTTCCTATCAAACCTATTTTAATTTACTAGAAGGTATCAATGAAGATAGAAGCCTACTTTCCCCTTCTGGTTGGGTAAGATGGTCAAAAGCTTGGACTGCAGAAGAAAATAGACACGGAGATCTGTTGAATAAATACTTGTATATGACAGGTCGTGTGGACATGAAAGCAGTAGAGATCACGATCCATAGATTATTGACTAATGGTTTTGACCCGAAGTCGGAAAGTGACCCTTATCAGGCCATGATTTATACCTCTTTCCAGGAAAGAGCTACAAAAATATCTCACGTAAATACAGGTAAACTTGCAGACAAAGCTGGAGACCCAGTCCTTTCCAGAATCTGTAAGACGATCGCTGGTGATGAAGCGAGACATGAAAAAGCTTATAAATCATTCATGTCAAGCATTTTTGAAATCGACCCTAACGGAGCCATTCTTGCTTTTGAGAAAATGATGAAAAAGCAAATTGTTATGCCAGCCGTGTTGATGGGAGAAGGTGGCCCTAATCCATCTATTTACACCAGATTTTCTGAAATCACACAAAAAGTGGGAATCTATACCGGGTGGGATTATGCCAGAATCATCGATCACTTGGTCAAACTTTGGAAAATAGAAAACTTGACCGGCTTGAATGATGCTGCATCCAAAGCACAAATATACCTTTCCAAACTAGCAGAAAGATACATGAGGGTAGCTGATCGAATGAAAGCTCCTGATGAAATCCAACTTGCTTGGTTAAAATAA